In Armatimonadota bacterium, one DNA window encodes the following:
- a CDS encoding pilus assembly protein, whose amino-acid sequence MPVNRARTRGRGMRGGTASVEMAMVTPFLIIALFGIIEFGMIFSSLMQLNNVTREGARVACTGSTVTEVLDRMEGSLGRLDPDAMTVVLEFRTYSGGYWSQWQTLTDDGVRNTAPLGAQIRVRASYDHHLMLGGLFGRFADDTTAHTKTLRASAVMRRE is encoded by the coding sequence ATGCCCGTCAATCGAGCTCGAACGCGGGGCCGCGGGATGCGCGGGGGAACGGCATCCGTCGAAATGGCGATGGTTACGCCGTTCCTGATAATTGCGCTGTTCGGAATCATTGAGTTCGGCATGATCTTCAGCAGTCTGATGCAGCTCAACAATGTCACGCGTGAGGGCGCGCGTGTGGCATGCACCGGTTCCACCGTAACAGAGGTTCTCGACCGGATGGAGGGTAGCCTGGGTCGCTTGGACCCGGATGCAATGACCGTTGTCCTGGAGTTTCGAACGTATTCAGGTGGATATTGGTCCCAATGGCAGACCCTGACGGATGACGGCGTCCGCAACACCGCACCCTTGGGCGCACAGATTCGCGTGAGAGCTTCATACGACCATCACCTCATGCTCGGAGGCTTGTTCGGCAGGTTCGCCGACGACACCACTGCCCACACCAAGACACTCCGCGCAAGTGCGGTGATGCGCCGCGAATAG
- a CDS encoding dihydroorotate dehydrogenase: MTPDLTTTVGKIQLKNPILTASGTFGYGEEYAEFYDLSALGGIILKGTTLEPREGNPPTRIAETPAGMLNAIGLQNPGIDAVITDKLPSLSRFDTAVIVNISGRTVDEYAELARRLDPVPSIAAIEVNISCPNVQHGGMQFGVDPVLIRDLVQAVRGQTTHPLVVKLSPNVTDILVMGEAAVEAGADALSAINTLLGMAIDVERRRPVLANVTGGLSGPAIRPVAVRMVWQLARELDVPIIGSGGIMTARDAVEFILAGASAVAVGTANFVDPRAALKVVHGLRDFCGTHGVSRIAELVGAVQTG; encoded by the coding sequence ATGACTCCCGACCTGACTACCACCGTGGGCAAGATCCAGCTCAAGAACCCGATCCTCACTGCCTCCGGCACTTTCGGATACGGTGAAGAGTATGCCGAGTTCTATGACCTGTCGGCACTCGGGGGAATCATCCTCAAAGGAACCACTCTCGAGCCGCGGGAGGGGAATCCCCCGACGCGCATCGCTGAAACCCCGGCCGGGATGCTCAATGCCATCGGCCTGCAGAACCCGGGCATCGATGCGGTCATCACCGACAAGCTCCCCAGCCTGTCCCGTTTCGACACGGCGGTCATCGTCAATATCTCCGGCCGTACCGTTGATGAGTACGCGGAGCTTGCCCGGCGGCTGGATCCGGTGCCGTCGATCGCAGCCATCGAGGTCAACATAAGCTGCCCCAATGTTCAGCACGGTGGGATGCAGTTCGGGGTCGATCCGGTCCTGATCCGCGATCTTGTGCAGGCCGTCCGTGGCCAAACCACTCACCCGCTCGTTGTCAAACTCTCGCCCAACGTCACCGACATCCTGGTCATGGGAGAAGCGGCGGTCGAGGCAGGCGCCGACGCGCTGTCGGCGATCAACACACTGCTGGGCATGGCGATCGATGTCGAGCGTCGCCGCCCGGTGCTGGCAAACGTCACCGGTGGCCTATCCGGACCAGCCATTCGCCCGGTCGCTGTGCGCATGGTCTGGCAGCTTGCACGAGAGTTGGATGTGCCGATCATCGGCTCGGGCGGGATAATGACCGCCAGGGACGCGGTTGAGTTCATCCTTGCCGGAGCGAGTGCGGTGGCGGTTGGCACGGCGAACTTCGTGGATCCACGGGCCGCGCTCAAGGTGGTCCACGGCTTGCGGGATTTCTGCGGGACTCACGGCGTAAGTCGAATCGCAGAGCTAGTTGGTGCGGTGCAGACAGGCTGA
- a CDS encoding dihydroorotate dehydrogenase electron transfer subunit — MESLAARITRREEVAPHHITLELDCPAIAHAATPGQFVHVRVSGTDDPLLRRPISIMLRDNYRGRIEILVRAVGRGTAILSNLAPGSALDIIGPLGHGFPVPEEDSRVLLVAGGVGVAPLIFLADTLQLAEQQHYVRGLLGAATEDMLVCWQDFAGRCEAFQAATEDGTAGARGLVTELVSEQLQRGVDIVYTCGPRPMMARVAELCAEQSVPCWASLEQFMGCGVGACLGCVIPTRLQPKHRRVCKDGPVFSASEVAWEELSE; from the coding sequence ATGGAGTCCCTGGCCGCGAGAATCACGCGCCGCGAGGAAGTTGCGCCGCATCATATCACCCTTGAGCTTGACTGCCCGGCGATCGCGCACGCTGCGACTCCGGGCCAGTTCGTTCACGTGCGCGTGTCTGGTACCGACGACCCGCTCCTGCGCAGGCCGATCAGCATCATGCTGCGCGACAACTACCGGGGGCGCATCGAGATTCTCGTGCGCGCGGTTGGCAGGGGCACCGCGATCCTGTCCAACCTCGCGCCAGGAAGCGCGCTAGACATCATTGGTCCTCTCGGTCACGGTTTCCCGGTGCCGGAGGAAGATAGCAGGGTTCTATTGGTAGCGGGCGGAGTGGGCGTCGCGCCGCTAATCTTCCTGGCCGACACGCTGCAGCTTGCCGAACAGCAGCACTATGTGCGTGGGCTCCTGGGCGCGGCAACTGAGGACATGTTGGTGTGCTGGCAGGACTTCGCCGGTCGCTGCGAGGCGTTCCAGGCAGCCACAGAAGACGGCACTGCGGGGGCGCGCGGGCTGGTTACGGAACTCGTCTCCGAGCAGCTGCAGCGCGGTGTCGACATCGTCTATACCTGCGGGCCACGGCCTATGATGGCGCGCGTGGCGGAGCTCTGCGCAGAACAGAGCGTTCCCTGCTGGGCGTCGCTTGAACAGTTCATGGGCTGCGGGGTGGGTGCGTGTCTGGGCTGTGTGATCCCGACCCGGCTGCAACCCAAACACCGCAGGGTGTGCAAGGACGGGCCCGTCTTCAGCGCCAGCGAGGTTGCCTGGGAGGAGCTGAGCGAGTGA
- the argH gene encoding argininosuccinate lyase — translation MSGDGKSSKLWGGRFSAEMADIALQISESTGADGRMVFEDIWGSQAHSIMLASCGIISQEDLREILRWLEHARQAWEDGSFELKRELEDVHMNVETYLRQGAGPEMGGRLHTARSRNDQVATDGKMHCRARLIDIRDALAELRQALLDRAEGHEQTVMPGYTHTQHAQPISVAFWLTGHAAGLARDDQRLSDLYTRVNTCPLGAAALAGTSFPTDRRLSARLLGFADVQPHSLDCVGTRDWAAETVADLAIMMSALSKIAEEFVLWSTYEYRMLEIDDAYSSGSSIMPQKKNPCIAELTRGKVGVVYGRLMQILTMLKALPSGYNRDLQEDKPPLWDALDCAELCLRAVTEMVRTVTFNTERMRELVGRNFATATELANYLVAGRGLPFRTCHEIVGGLVGTLVREGKTLDDHERVRELLAEHGQDLSLEEIALVVDPVSCLNRQVSLGSTGPAAVLEMHALLAEGLKNSRAELAAWRSGLNEAYAMTRKIAEHVLAGGALEDMNLR, via the coding sequence ATGTCAGGCGACGGCAAGTCGAGTAAGCTCTGGGGCGGACGGTTTTCGGCGGAGATGGCCGACATTGCCCTGCAGATATCGGAATCGACGGGCGCAGACGGCCGCATGGTGTTTGAAGATATCTGGGGCAGTCAGGCCCACAGCATCATGCTGGCAAGCTGCGGTATCATCTCTCAAGAGGACCTGCGGGAGATCCTGCGTTGGCTCGAGCATGCTCGCCAAGCGTGGGAAGACGGAAGCTTTGAACTCAAGCGCGAGCTTGAGGATGTCCACATGAACGTGGAGACGTACTTGCGCCAGGGAGCCGGACCGGAGATGGGTGGCCGCTTGCACACCGCACGCTCCCGCAATGACCAGGTAGCCACCGACGGCAAGATGCACTGCCGCGCCAGACTCATCGACATTCGTGACGCCCTGGCGGAACTGCGGCAGGCGCTCCTCGACCGGGCGGAGGGGCACGAGCAGACGGTCATGCCGGGCTACACCCACACCCAGCATGCCCAGCCGATTTCCGTGGCCTTCTGGCTCACGGGTCACGCCGCCGGTCTCGCGCGGGACGATCAGCGCTTGTCCGACCTGTACACGCGTGTGAACACCTGCCCGCTGGGGGCCGCTGCACTTGCGGGCACTTCGTTCCCCACCGACCGCCGCCTGAGCGCGCGCCTGCTGGGTTTCGCTGATGTCCAGCCGCACAGCCTCGACTGCGTGGGCACCCGAGACTGGGCTGCCGAGACGGTGGCGGACCTCGCGATCATGATGTCCGCGTTGTCCAAGATCGCCGAGGAGTTCGTACTCTGGTCCACATACGAATATCGGATGTTGGAGATCGACGACGCCTACTCGTCAGGCTCCAGCATTATGCCGCAGAAGAAGAACCCTTGCATTGCCGAACTCACCCGGGGCAAGGTGGGCGTGGTCTACGGGCGACTGATGCAGATACTGACCATGCTCAAGGCCCTGCCCAGCGGCTACAACCGCGACCTGCAGGAAGACAAACCGCCGCTTTGGGACGCGCTGGACTGCGCCGAGCTATGCCTGCGTGCGGTGACGGAGATGGTGCGCACGGTAACCTTCAACACCGAGCGCATGCGGGAGCTTGTGGGCCGCAACTTCGCTACCGCAACCGAACTTGCCAACTACCTCGTGGCTGGGCGCGGCCTGCCCTTCCGGACCTGCCACGAGATCGTGGGCGGCCTGGTGGGGACCCTGGTGCGCGAGGGCAAGACGTTGGATGACCACGAACGCGTGCGCGAGCTCCTTGCAGAGCACGGGCAGGATCTCAGCCTGGAAGAGATAGCGCTGGTGGTGGACCCTGTCTCCTGTCTCAATCGGCAGGTCAGTCTCGGCAGCACCGGGCCGGCGGCCGTTCTTGAGATGCATGCGCTGCTTGCCGAGGGCCTCAAGAACAGTCGGGCAGAACTCGCCGCCTGGCGCAGTGGACTGAATGAGGCGTATGCGATGACGCGCAAGATCGCTGAGCACGTCCTGGCCGGTGGGGCGCTGGAAGACATGAACCTGCGCTGA
- a CDS encoding trypsin-like peptidase domain-containing protein yields the protein MAARILLIAATVALLLATVPAQADDLTSFGSGFIVDSRGYVITNEHVVHRAKSVEVVLRGRERIPATILSVDQDHDLALLKVDADRHLPFLPIGSSAEVKRQEVVLALGFPFGEGAITSTSGRIVSIRTEDANQLIVTDAVANPGNSGGPLLNQNGEVIGVISSLLMANVDGARVKAGEVYAIPISFAMPMFASIPDFDWMSVGKAKGRLELNELDAMASPAVVQIMSDRVAPGTIQGAAGEGISDFAKNAVALLSEYLDRMQVKYEVKTDLQHPLITTEITLENAVHHPNIVVDANRELVYLYLNRYLMAPPDQANIDTVLRTLMDYNWRVNIGKFEWDKSDGEVRFSQIFTTENGLGFEAFEAMYFALARLGDQLWPELKAIVDGKAPADTDEGNE from the coding sequence ATGGCTGCGCGCATCCTTCTGATAGCGGCGACGGTCGCCCTGTTGCTGGCGACCGTGCCGGCCCAGGCCGATGACCTCACGTCCTTCGGCTCCGGCTTCATCGTGGACTCGCGCGGGTACGTGATCACAAACGAGCATGTCGTCCATCGCGCCAAGTCCGTGGAAGTCGTGTTACGCGGGCGCGAGCGAATCCCGGCGACGATCCTCAGCGTGGACCAAGATCACGACTTGGCGCTGCTGAAGGTGGACGCCGACCGGCACCTGCCGTTTCTGCCCATCGGGAGTTCCGCCGAGGTGAAGCGGCAGGAGGTGGTGCTTGCGCTGGGCTTCCCCTTCGGAGAGGGCGCCATCACCTCCACGAGCGGCCGGATCGTGTCGATCCGCACCGAAGACGCCAACCAGTTGATCGTCACCGATGCGGTCGCGAACCCGGGCAACAGTGGAGGACCGCTGCTCAACCAGAATGGCGAAGTCATAGGGGTAATCAGTTCGCTGCTAATGGCCAACGTCGATGGGGCGCGCGTCAAGGCCGGCGAGGTCTATGCCATCCCGATCAGTTTCGCGATGCCCATGTTCGCGTCGATCCCTGACTTCGACTGGATGTCCGTGGGCAAGGCCAAGGGACGTCTGGAACTCAATGAACTCGACGCCATGGCCAGCCCCGCGGTGGTCCAGATCATGTCCGACCGCGTCGCACCCGGCACCATCCAGGGCGCGGCCGGCGAGGGCATCAGTGACTTCGCGAAAAACGCCGTGGCGCTGTTGAGCGAGTATCTCGACCGAATGCAAGTGAAGTACGAGGTGAAGACCGACCTCCAGCACCCGCTCATCACCACCGAAATTACTCTCGAGAATGCCGTTCACCACCCCAATATCGTGGTCGATGCGAACCGCGAACTGGTCTACCTGTACCTCAACCGCTACCTCATGGCTCCTCCCGACCAGGCGAACATCGATACCGTCCTACGCACCTTGATGGACTATAACTGGCGGGTGAACATCGGTAAGTTCGAATGGGATAAGAGCGACGGTGAGGTGCGCTTCTCCCAGATTTTCACCACGGAGAACGGCTTGGGCTTCGAGGCATTCGAGGCCATGTACTTCGCTTTGGCCCGGCTGGGGGACCAGTTGTGGCCCGAACTGAAAGCGATTGTGGACGGGAAAGCTCCTGCGGATACGGACGAAGGGAACGAGTAA
- a CDS encoding ferritin family protein produces MADDVLVILQQALNKEEDRKAYYEDAAQRTCNPLAQQTFTFLAAQEAKHAEFIKAYYGKMEQDGVWPDPAMCDAECKLQAEEIRQVFTNARANIDGEVTCDTELSDAYAIAMQGERDSIDYYKEQLDAATDPNAKAFYDALLHAERLHLQLLSQTEDYLNDTAKWFFDEEQWGVTG; encoded by the coding sequence ATGGCCGATGATGTGCTTGTCATACTGCAGCAGGCGCTGAACAAGGAAGAAGACCGGAAGGCGTACTACGAAGATGCCGCGCAGCGGACATGCAACCCGCTCGCACAGCAGACCTTCACCTTCCTGGCCGCCCAGGAAGCGAAGCACGCCGAGTTCATCAAAGCGTACTATGGAAAGATGGAGCAGGACGGTGTCTGGCCGGATCCAGCCATGTGCGACGCCGAGTGCAAGCTCCAGGCCGAGGAGATCCGACAGGTCTTCACGAATGCCCGGGCCAACATCGATGGCGAAGTCACGTGCGACACCGAGTTGAGCGACGCCTACGCCATTGCCATGCAGGGCGAACGCGACAGCATCGACTACTACAAGGAGCAACTCGACGCGGCCACCGATCCCAACGCGAAGGCATTCTACGACGCTCTTCTGCACGCCGAACGCCTTCACCTGCAGCTTCTTTCGCAGACCGAAGACTATCTGAACGACACGGCGAAGTGGTTCTTCGACGAGGAGCAGTGGGGCGTCACCGGATAG
- a CDS encoding HEPN domain-containing protein, whose amino-acid sequence MAGWRGAAGAEHPPRRARRGTSADRHTVALLSRAESSIEAAGILAAQEGMAGFTVSRAYYAMFYVAETLLAEQGLDLSKHSAVISKFGQVFARQSLMDAKFYRMLIDAQERRLIGDYRATEELTSTKL is encoded by the coding sequence GTGGCTGGCTGGCGAGGAGCCGCTGGTGCGGAACATCCGCCGCGAAGGGCGCGCCGTGGCACGAGCGCTGACCGGCACACCGTAGCTCTGTTATCCAGGGCGGAGAGCAGCATCGAGGCGGCAGGAATCCTCGCTGCGCAGGAGGGCATGGCCGGGTTCACGGTGTCCAGAGCCTATTATGCCATGTTCTACGTTGCGGAGACCCTCCTCGCAGAGCAAGGGCTCGACCTGTCGAAACACAGTGCTGTCATCAGCAAGTTCGGGCAGGTATTTGCCAGGCAGTCGCTGATGGACGCGAAGTTCTACCGGATGCTCATCGATGCGCAGGAACGGCGTCTGATTGGCGACTACCGCGCAACGGAAGAGCTGACAAGCACGAAGCTGTGA
- a CDS encoding nucleotidyltransferase domain-containing protein has translation MKGLDQVLLELRRGLREIYGPRLVGLYLYGSRARGDAGEDSDVDVALILDD, from the coding sequence TTGAAGGGGCTTGACCAGGTGTTGCTCGAACTCCGGCGAGGCCTGCGGGAGATCTACGGGCCGCGCCTGGTCGGCCTCTACCTCTACGGGTCCAGGGCGCGCGGTGATGCTGGTGAAGACTCGGATGTGGATGTGGCCCTGATCCTGGATGACTAA
- the argG gene encoding argininosuccinate synthase produces MDLSGKYTIEIPQVKKCAVAYSGGLDSALALKLLPEYYGCEEVLACTVNVGLTDAEIEMCKSKAELLGVPWFFIDAEEEFVNECLTKAIWANSSYEGYPVATSMTRQLIARKVAEFAVEQGCDSLCEGSTGKGNDQFRMHNVFSLFAPDLTIVVPVRDFNMNREEEKELSKQYGIPYKAGIGDDLTMWCRSIGSGEVSNLKMRIPQDEFIWYKYPENACDEPHEMEIEFEGGLPVKCDGVEGLANIVHYLNDLGGSHSIGKIDMFEDGMIGLKSREVYEAPAAKIILTIHQDMEQLCLSKEQVLFKPIVERQWAYLVYHGGWYHPLKHDCDQFIAASQWAVNGKYKVVLYKGNIDIIERQSESRLFRPELRAIVEREKEPGEVRIVWDQQESGPAVKIHGFQYQIMGHRGMPYVK; encoded by the coding sequence ATGGACCTGTCCGGAAAGTACACGATCGAAATCCCGCAGGTGAAGAAATGTGCCGTGGCGTATTCCGGTGGGCTCGATTCGGCGCTCGCGCTCAAGCTCCTGCCCGAATACTACGGCTGCGAAGAGGTCCTGGCCTGCACCGTCAATGTCGGGCTCACAGACGCTGAGATCGAGATGTGCAAGTCCAAGGCAGAGCTGCTGGGCGTGCCGTGGTTCTTCATCGACGCTGAAGAAGAGTTCGTCAACGAGTGCCTGACCAAGGCCATCTGGGCGAACTCATCCTACGAGGGCTATCCAGTCGCTACGTCTATGACCCGGCAGCTCATCGCCCGGAAGGTCGCCGAGTTCGCCGTCGAGCAGGGCTGCGACTCCCTGTGCGAAGGATCTACCGGCAAGGGCAATGACCAGTTCCGCATGCACAATGTCTTCTCCCTGTTCGCGCCGGACCTGACCATCGTGGTTCCGGTCCGCGACTTCAACATGAACCGCGAAGAGGAGAAGGAGCTGTCCAAGCAGTATGGCATCCCGTACAAGGCGGGGATCGGCGACGACCTGACCATGTGGTGTCGCAGCATCGGCTCGGGCGAGGTCTCGAACCTGAAGATGCGCATCCCGCAGGACGAGTTCATCTGGTACAAGTACCCGGAAAACGCCTGCGACGAGCCCCATGAAATGGAGATTGAGTTTGAGGGTGGCCTGCCGGTCAAGTGCGACGGAGTCGAGGGCCTGGCTAACATCGTCCACTACCTGAACGATCTCGGCGGATCCCACAGCATCGGCAAGATTGACATGTTCGAGGACGGCATGATCGGCCTGAAGTCCCGCGAGGTATACGAGGCCCCGGCGGCCAAGATCATCCTGACCATCCACCAGGACATGGAGCAGCTCTGCCTGAGCAAGGAGCAGGTGCTGTTCAAGCCCATTGTGGAGCGCCAGTGGGCGTATCTCGTATACCACGGCGGCTGGTATCACCCGCTGAAGCACGACTGCGACCAGTTCATCGCGGCCTCCCAGTGGGCGGTCAACGGCAAGTACAAGGTGGTCCTGTACAAGGGCAACATCGACATCATCGAGCGGCAGTCGGAAAGCCGGCTGTTCCGGCCCGAACTGCGCGCCATCGTTGAGCGCGAGAAGGAGCCGGGCGAGGTCCGCATCGTCTGGGACCAGCAGGAATCGGGCCCGGCGGTGAAGATCCACGGCTTCCAGTACCAGATCATGGGTCACCGTGGAATGCCGTATGTGAAGTGA
- the pyrB gene encoding aspartate carbamoyltransferase has protein sequence MAGRSLVALGDLSTTEILQILDVADGMADAVGFDDPSKRTPSEPLDRILAALFFEPSTRTRLSFESAMLRLGGQVIGFADPSGSSVSKGESLADTVRMAAGYSDIIVIRHPLAGSAKVAADFSSVPVINAGDGPHEHPTQTLTDLFCIRRAQGKLDGLKVGLCGDLKYGRTVHSLAPMMARFGSEIVCIAPDELQLPERWMSECQAISGRRPAQVASLEEAISGLDVLYMTRIQRERFDRPEDYERVKNVYILTPEIMKRGPEGMIVLHPLPRVNEITPAVDADPRALYFKQAAGGVPVRMALISLLLGMSGSRTSRGQFGLGGGSNSAGSCDATQAATEPRKPAPKLVTGPRCANPKCITTQEPLEPLFYDEPGALRCVYCEETSVQRTL, from the coding sequence CTGGCCGGGCGCAGTCTGGTTGCTCTCGGGGATCTGAGCACAACCGAAATCCTGCAGATTCTCGACGTCGCCGACGGTATGGCCGATGCGGTGGGCTTTGACGATCCGTCCAAGCGCACCCCATCAGAGCCACTGGATCGCATCCTCGCCGCACTCTTCTTCGAACCCAGCACCCGGACCCGCCTTTCCTTCGAGTCCGCCATGCTGCGCCTGGGCGGCCAGGTCATCGGCTTCGCGGACCCGTCGGGGAGTTCGGTGAGCAAGGGCGAGTCGCTTGCCGATACCGTCCGCATGGCCGCCGGGTATTCCGACATCATCGTCATCCGCCATCCGCTGGCGGGGTCGGCGAAAGTGGCGGCGGACTTCTCCAGCGTGCCGGTGATCAACGCGGGCGACGGACCCCATGAGCACCCGACCCAGACCCTTACCGATCTGTTCTGCATCCGCCGCGCCCAGGGGAAACTGGACGGGCTCAAGGTCGGGCTCTGTGGAGACCTGAAGTACGGGCGCACTGTGCATTCGCTCGCGCCGATGATGGCGCGGTTCGGGTCGGAAATCGTCTGCATCGCGCCGGATGAGTTGCAGCTGCCCGAGCGGTGGATGAGCGAGTGCCAGGCAATCTCTGGCAGGCGTCCAGCTCAGGTTGCGAGCCTGGAGGAAGCCATCTCCGGGCTGGATGTCCTGTACATGACCCGCATTCAGCGGGAGCGTTTTGATCGGCCCGAGGACTATGAGCGGGTCAAGAACGTATACATCCTCACCCCGGAGATCATGAAACGCGGCCCGGAGGGCATGATCGTCCTGCATCCGTTGCCGCGGGTGAACGAGATCACGCCGGCAGTGGACGCGGACCCGCGCGCTTTGTATTTCAAGCAGGCCGCTGGTGGTGTCCCTGTACGCATGGCGCTCATATCACTGCTGCTTGGCATGTCGGGCAGTCGCACCAGCCGCGGGCAGTTCGGCCTCGGCGGCGGCTCTAACTCCGCCGGGTCCTGCGATGCGACGCAAGCAGCCACCGAGCCTCGCAAGCCCGCGCCGAAACTGGTGACGGGTCCGCGTTGCGCGAACCCGAAGTGCATCACGACCCAGGAGCCGCTGGAGCCGCTATTCTACGATGAACCCGGCGCCCTGCGGTGCGTATACTGCGAGGAAACCAGCGTCCAGAGGACGTTGTAG
- the pyrF gene encoding orotidine-5'-phosphate decarboxylase yields MGNFADRLHAEMGRKDSRVCVGLDPRVDSLPPHLRQAAQAGPREAARAFAEFCVAIIHAVADCAVAVKPQAAFFELLGPPGYQTLWDVIAEARSVGIVVILDAKRSDIGSTAEAYAEAYLDPPGGLAAPDALTINAYLGSDGVLPFVNVAARTGRGLFVLAKTSNPSSGELQDLDVGGAAIFQVMTDLIATWGRELVGDCGYSSVGAVAGATFPEQLAQMRAEAPTVPFLVPGYGAQGAGAGDVVGAFDDNGLGAVVNSSRGIIFAWRDAAYRDRFAPEQYAAAAAAAACDMREDINRALASR; encoded by the coding sequence ATGGGCAATTTCGCGGACCGCCTGCACGCAGAGATGGGCAGGAAGGACAGCCGCGTCTGCGTTGGGTTGGACCCGCGAGTCGATAGTTTGCCGCCGCATCTCAGACAGGCCGCGCAAGCAGGTCCACGGGAAGCAGCGCGCGCCTTCGCTGAGTTCTGTGTAGCAATCATACATGCTGTAGCCGACTGCGCGGTGGCAGTCAAACCGCAGGCGGCCTTCTTTGAGTTGCTCGGGCCCCCCGGCTACCAGACTTTGTGGGATGTGATCGCTGAAGCACGTTCCGTCGGGATTGTGGTGATTCTGGATGCCAAGCGCTCCGACATCGGCTCCACTGCGGAAGCCTATGCCGAAGCATACCTTGACCCGCCGGGTGGTCTTGCAGCCCCAGATGCGCTGACAATCAACGCATATCTCGGCAGTGACGGTGTGCTTCCGTTCGTGAACGTCGCGGCTCGCACTGGCCGGGGGCTCTTCGTGCTCGCCAAGACCTCCAACCCTTCATCAGGCGAACTGCAGGACCTGGATGTGGGTGGCGCCGCGATTTTCCAGGTCATGACTGATCTCATCGCAACCTGGGGCCGGGAACTTGTGGGCGATTGCGGATACTCATCGGTCGGGGCCGTTGCAGGCGCAACTTTCCCTGAACAACTCGCCCAGATGCGCGCCGAGGCACCCACGGTGCCTTTCCTGGTGCCCGGCTATGGGGCGCAGGGAGCGGGCGCAGGCGATGTCGTCGGGGCTTTCGATGACAACGGTCTGGGTGCCGTGGTCAACTCATCCCGGGGCATCATCTTCGCCTGGCGCGACGCCGCGTATCGCGATCGGTTCGCGCCCGAACAGTACGCTGCTGCTGCCGCCGCCGCCGCATGTGACATGCGGGAAGATATCAACCGCGCCCTGGCCAGTCGCTGA
- a CDS encoding DUF1559 domain-containing protein, with amino-acid sequence MRKGFTLIELLVVIAIIAILAAILFPVFARAREKARQASCQSNMKQMGIAFAMYMSDYDNVTPMCRYTGPPGVPLQDPNNTAAVTVWYSFAEVAMPYIKNWQVFWCPSQAVTIRYAGTAPGNIRVYSYGRQLGYFNNSAGHNMQPWSIPEANIPLPAETVNMQESDSCNRPGPRYISWPGPTAAVPWANDGFAPSLRHNDGSNFLFYDGHVKWSKPDGMPARNWSIEND; translated from the coding sequence ATGCGGAAGGGTTTCACGCTGATTGAGTTGCTCGTCGTGATTGCAATCATTGCAATCCTGGCCGCCATTCTCTTCCCCGTTTTCGCCAGAGCCCGTGAGAAGGCCCGTCAGGCTTCGTGCCAGAGCAATATGAAGCAGATGGGCATCGCTTTCGCCATGTACATGTCCGACTACGACAATGTGACGCCCATGTGCCGGTACACTGGCCCCCCGGGAGTTCCATTGCAGGACCCGAACAACACCGCTGCCGTGACCGTGTGGTACTCCTTCGCTGAAGTGGCCATGCCCTACATCAAGAACTGGCAGGTGTTCTGGTGCCCCAGTCAGGCCGTGACGATCCGTTACGCAGGCACGGCTCCGGGGAATATCCGGGTCTACAGCTACGGTCGCCAGCTTGGGTACTTCAACAACAGCGCCGGCCACAACATGCAGCCCTGGAGCATTCCGGAGGCCAACATACCGCTGCCGGCCGAGACCGTGAACATGCAGGAATCCGACAGCTGCAACCGCCCCGGACCGCGGTATATCTCGTGGCCTGGCCCCACGGCGGCCGTTCCCTGGGCGAACGACGGTTTCGCGCCCAGCCTGCGCCACAACGACGGCTCCAACTTCCTGTTCTATGACGGGCACGTGAAGTGGTCCAAGCCGGACGGCATGCCCGCCCGGAACTGGTCTATTGAGAACGACTAG